The nucleotide sequence CCGGATGGAATCGGTTATGCCCATGATTTCGAATATGGCGGACCGGCCGCGGTATCCCGTGCCCCGGCATTCGTTGCACCCTACCGGGCGGAATACCTTTGTCCCGGCAGGCACTTCCAGGGTTTCGGCCACTTTTTCGGGCAGTTCGTATTCCTCCTTGCAGGCGGAACACAAATTCCGGACGAGTCTCTGCGCTATGACCGTGAGCAGCGAGGACGACACGAGGAAGGGCTGGATGCCCATGTCGATG is from Aminivibrio sp. and encodes:
- a CDS encoding GspE/PulE family protein, coding for IDMGIQPFLVSSSLLTVIAQRLVRNLCSACKEEYELPEKVAETLEVPAGTKVFRPVGCNECRGTGYRGRSAIFEIMGITDSIRQLIVSGASADVLRKEALNNGMKSLRKSGIRKILEGRTSVEEVLTTTF